A section of the Spirosoma pollinicola genome encodes:
- a CDS encoding galactitol-1-phosphate 5-dehydrogenase has protein sequence MKALVLTQYNQFDLQDVPTPTIRPNEVLVRVQAVGICGSDVHGMDGSSGRRIPPIVMGHEASGIIAEVGSDVKNWATGDRVTFDSTVYVLDDWYSRRGQYNLSDGREVVGVSTPDFKRHGAFAEFVAIPQHILYAIPDNVSFTQAALVEPVAVALHAVSLTPIQVNDSAVVVGSGMIGLFVIQALKLSGCGTIIAIDLDDDRLALAQELGATHTINAESGEIAKQVQELTGGRGADVSFEVVGAGPAVKTAIDCVRKGATVTLVGNLAPTVEMPLQAIVTRQLRLQGSCAINGEYEAALALISSGRINVEAILSAEAPLNEGADWFKRLYEKEKGLIKVVLKP, from the coding sequence ATGAAAGCACTAGTCCTCACTCAATACAATCAGTTCGATTTACAAGACGTACCAACTCCAACCATCCGGCCAAACGAGGTGCTGGTACGCGTGCAGGCGGTTGGCATTTGTGGCTCCGATGTACATGGAATGGACGGCAGCAGCGGTCGACGGATTCCGCCCATCGTAATGGGTCATGAAGCCAGCGGCATTATTGCCGAAGTAGGCAGCGATGTAAAAAACTGGGCCACCGGCGACCGCGTTACCTTCGATTCGACGGTGTATGTTCTCGACGACTGGTACAGCCGTCGGGGCCAGTATAACCTGAGCGATGGCCGCGAAGTAGTGGGCGTATCAACGCCCGATTTTAAGCGACATGGCGCATTTGCCGAATTCGTAGCCATTCCCCAGCATATTCTGTATGCGATTCCTGATAATGTCAGTTTTACGCAGGCGGCTTTGGTTGAACCGGTTGCCGTGGCGCTCCATGCCGTTAGTCTGACGCCCATTCAGGTGAACGATTCGGCGGTGGTTGTCGGGTCGGGCATGATTGGCCTATTCGTAATTCAAGCCTTAAAACTGTCTGGGTGCGGCACTATCATAGCTATTGACCTTGACGATGATCGGCTTGCTTTAGCGCAAGAACTTGGGGCAACGCATACTATAAATGCCGAAAGTGGTGAGATAGCCAAACAGGTACAAGAACTTACTGGTGGGCGCGGAGCCGATGTATCCTTTGAAGTCGTAGGCGCAGGTCCAGCTGTTAAAACCGCTATCGACTGTGTTCGGAAAGGGGCCACGGTAACGTTGGTAGGCAACCTTGCGCCAACGGTTGAAATGCCTTTGCAGGCCATTGTAACCCGCCAATTACGGCTACAGGGCTCGTGCGCCATCAATGGCGAATATGAAGCCGCGCTGGCCCTGATCTCATCGGGCCGGATAAATGTCGAAGCCATTCTCAGTGCCGAAGCGCCACTAAATGAAGGTGCCGACTGGTTCAAACGGTTATACGAGAAAGAGAAGGGATTAATAAAGGTCGTGTTAAAACCGTAA
- a CDS encoding retropepsin-like aspartic protease, which yields MRFWLSLACFLFLSFSVFAQQNTAYKDPTVALENFDFEAIDYNTLDSISRDYINAMEHSLYHRFDKAEALLKKVALQTTSPLSGVARYHLLNELYFWRGNYAEYVKFADQINEKPEFYELASLLAVHPAMHVNFSTDSLVIPVTIRKHSYIIVEVFLNGKPVRLILDSGASFSIVSHKLNDELKVKPLANINFQNSVGTMIKEPVGLLDSLSFGNVQLKNVPIIYTAKNSVFKRMHVDGLLGWDILQKLAYTADFKAQTLMICKPVIDSTAEKNLFGIGHPILIVRTSSDNPLNMYFDSGSNSVDLREKGAAKLGEYKTRKRPGATFGIGKMKIGLFRYVKGFTFQTSGQSFSRKSTYLSPVEYSSLNIICDGVISNAPFQKGRLTIDYLNNHFGYTEMKATKR from the coding sequence ATGCGCTTTTGGCTCTCGCTTGCCTGCTTTTTATTTCTTTCATTCTCCGTTTTCGCTCAGCAGAACACCGCTTATAAAGACCCGACTGTAGCTTTAGAAAACTTCGACTTCGAGGCTATTGATTACAATACATTAGATTCCATTTCACGCGATTATATCAACGCTATGGAGCACAGCCTGTACCACCGATTTGATAAGGCTGAAGCATTGCTGAAGAAAGTGGCTTTACAGACGACCTCCCCGTTGAGCGGGGTAGCTCGTTATCACTTGCTAAACGAGCTTTACTTCTGGCGGGGTAACTACGCGGAGTATGTGAAATTTGCTGACCAGATAAATGAGAAGCCAGAGTTCTATGAGTTGGCTAGCTTGTTAGCCGTACATCCGGCCATGCACGTCAATTTCTCCACCGACAGTTTAGTGATTCCCGTCACGATTCGAAAGCATAGTTATATTATCGTAGAGGTGTTTCTTAACGGAAAGCCTGTACGGCTCATCCTCGATTCGGGGGCTAGTTTTTCAATTGTTTCTCATAAGTTGAATGACGAACTGAAGGTAAAGCCTTTAGCGAATATAAACTTTCAGAATTCGGTTGGCACAATGATTAAGGAGCCTGTCGGCCTACTTGATTCACTGTCATTTGGTAACGTTCAACTAAAGAATGTACCAATAATCTACACGGCAAAGAATAGCGTTTTCAAACGGATGCACGTCGATGGCCTGTTGGGCTGGGATATTCTGCAAAAGCTCGCTTATACGGCTGATTTCAAAGCACAGACGCTTATGATCTGTAAGCCTGTTATAGACTCAACCGCCGAAAAAAATCTATTTGGTATAGGGCATCCTATTCTGATTGTTCGCACATCTTCGGACAACCCACTCAATATGTATTTTGACTCCGGTTCCAATAGTGTTGATTTACGGGAGAAAGGAGCCGCTAAACTTGGAGAATATAAGACCAGGAAAAGGCCGGGGGCAACCTTTGGCATTGGTAAAATGAAAATAGGCCTGTTTCGTTATGTGAAGGGTTTTACGTTTCAGACAAGCGGTCAATCATTTAGCCGGAAGTCTACTTATTTATCGCCCGTTGAGTATAGTTCGTTGAACATCATCTGTGACGGTGTCATTAGTAATGCACCTTTTCAAAAAGGCCGTCTCACGATTGATTACCTGAACAATCATTTCGGCTATACCGAGATGAAAGCCACAAAACGCTGA
- a CDS encoding DUF4126 family protein gives MIRTYLNAFQIGIVAGMRAMSAPAFVSHKLSRETPNPLPDSKFHFLTSSKAANTLAVLAGGELIGDKMPNAPSRIAPAQLPFRLISGAASGAALTEADGQPVAYGAVLGAVGAAVGSFAFYHLRHWLTHEKDLPDTVVALAEDALTMGLGLLTINE, from the coding sequence ATGATTCGAACATATTTGAATGCCTTCCAGATAGGAATTGTTGCGGGGATGCGTGCCATGTCGGCACCTGCTTTTGTTAGTCATAAACTATCGCGTGAAACCCCGAATCCGCTGCCGGATTCTAAATTTCATTTTTTGACCTCGTCCAAAGCCGCTAACACCCTGGCTGTATTGGCGGGTGGCGAATTAATTGGCGACAAAATGCCCAATGCACCAAGTCGGATTGCGCCGGCACAATTGCCCTTCCGTTTGATTTCCGGGGCTGCGTCTGGTGCTGCACTAACCGAAGCTGATGGACAACCCGTTGCCTATGGCGCAGTTTTGGGAGCTGTGGGTGCCGCTGTTGGCAGCTTTGCATTCTACCACCTGCGCCATTGGCTGACGCACGAGAAGGATTTGCCAGACACTGTAGTCGCTCTGGCCGAAGATGCATTGACTATGGGTTTGGGCTTGCTGACTATAAATGAATAA
- the thrA gene encoding bifunctional aspartate kinase/homoserine dehydrogenase I: MQVLKFGGTSVGSVDSIKQVIQIIENHRQNGDQIAVVFSAMGGITNQLIEIGRMATTGETDYMELVRRIEDRHFNVIKALIPVKEQSKVFAHIRGIINELEDLLRGVSLIRELTLRTHDLITSFGERLSTTVITECVKSLGIPAQFCDARKIIKTDTQFGQAEVNYTLTNQLIQEHFAKTSDLQLVTGFIGSTEKNETTTLGRGGSDYTASILGAALNAEVIDIWTDVDGMMTADPRKVPNAFNIPTITYAEAMELSHFGAKVIYPPSLQPAFARNIPVRVLNTFNPTHEGTVVSRTAERRQYTITGISSIDDIALVNVQGSGMIGVAGVSAKLFGVLAAHKISVILISQASSEHSICFAIDPRGAENVKTILDAEFATEIAHGHIDNIAIERDLSVIATVGEGMKKSSGIAGKLFSVLGKNGVNIVAVAQGSSEINISVVINKNNLSKALNSLHNIFFQSEARVLNLYLVGTGLIGKTLLKQIFDQSEYLRSEKLLKVCVVGMTNTKKMVLDPKGISLDGWRERLLTDGVTTSLPAFVEKIKDYNLPNSVFIDCTSDKDIVQFYESLLDANISVVTPNKVANSGPYSEYRRLQRTALNRGVKFLYETNVGAGLPIINTVQGLMTSGDRFLKIEAILSGTLSYIFNTFRPGISFADVVREAKEKGYTEPDPRDDLSGLDVARKILILAREAGFPLEPDDVTITNLLPKSCLDAPTIPAFFEELERNNDYFENLLSTAYEKGEKLRFVASFENNKATIGLKPVDADHPFYQLTGADNIVSFTTERYKDRPLVIKGPGAGAEVTASGVFADVVSIGSYLA; the protein is encoded by the coding sequence ATGCAGGTTCTTAAATTTGGCGGCACCTCGGTTGGGTCCGTAGATAGCATAAAACAGGTTATCCAGATCATTGAAAACCATCGGCAAAACGGCGACCAGATAGCGGTCGTGTTCTCGGCGATGGGTGGCATTACCAATCAGCTTATCGAGATTGGGCGGATGGCTACGACTGGCGAAACCGACTACATGGAACTGGTTCGCCGAATTGAGGATCGCCATTTTAATGTAATAAAGGCCCTGATTCCAGTTAAAGAACAAAGCAAAGTATTCGCGCACATTCGGGGCATTATTAACGAACTGGAAGATTTACTGCGGGGTGTTTCGCTCATCCGCGAGCTTACGCTTCGTACTCATGACCTGATTACCAGCTTTGGCGAACGCCTATCGACAACGGTTATTACCGAATGCGTAAAAAGTCTGGGTATTCCCGCGCAGTTTTGCGATGCCCGCAAGATCATTAAAACGGATACCCAGTTTGGACAGGCTGAGGTAAATTATACCCTGACGAACCAACTCATTCAAGAGCATTTCGCCAAAACGTCTGACCTGCAACTGGTGACGGGCTTCATTGGCTCGACCGAAAAAAACGAAACGACAACCCTCGGTCGGGGTGGTTCCGACTATACGGCTTCCATCCTGGGCGCGGCTCTGAATGCAGAGGTTATCGACATATGGACGGATGTTGACGGAATGATGACCGCCGACCCGCGCAAGGTGCCCAACGCGTTTAATATTCCAACCATCACCTATGCCGAAGCGATGGAACTGTCGCACTTTGGGGCCAAAGTAATTTATCCACCAAGTCTGCAACCGGCGTTTGCCCGCAATATTCCGGTTCGGGTGCTCAACACCTTCAATCCAACACACGAAGGCACCGTGGTGAGCCGCACCGCCGAACGGCGTCAGTATACCATAACGGGTATTTCGAGCATCGACGATATTGCCCTCGTGAACGTACAGGGTTCCGGTATGATTGGCGTGGCGGGAGTATCGGCCAAGCTATTTGGCGTGTTGGCGGCCCATAAAATCAGCGTGATTCTGATTTCGCAGGCTTCGTCGGAGCACTCAATTTGCTTTGCCATCGACCCGCGCGGAGCCGAGAACGTAAAGACAATTCTTGACGCTGAGTTCGCCACCGAAATTGCTCACGGGCACATCGACAACATCGCTATTGAACGCGATCTGTCGGTTATTGCGACGGTGGGTGAGGGGATGAAGAAAAGCTCCGGTATTGCCGGGAAACTGTTTTCTGTACTGGGTAAAAACGGCGTCAACATTGTGGCTGTGGCGCAGGGGTCGTCGGAGATCAACATCTCGGTGGTTATTAATAAAAATAACCTCTCGAAAGCCCTTAACTCGCTGCATAACATCTTCTTCCAGTCCGAAGCCCGCGTACTAAACCTCTATCTGGTGGGTACGGGTCTGATTGGGAAAACGCTGTTGAAACAGATCTTCGACCAGTCAGAATACCTGCGTTCGGAGAAGCTGCTGAAGGTTTGCGTGGTGGGTATGACGAACACCAAAAAGATGGTGCTTGACCCAAAAGGTATCTCGTTGGACGGCTGGCGCGAACGGCTTTTAACGGATGGCGTCACGACGTCGCTACCGGCCTTTGTCGAGAAAATAAAAGACTATAACCTGCCCAACTCGGTATTTATCGACTGTACGTCGGACAAAGACATTGTGCAGTTTTACGAATCCTTGCTGGATGCCAATATCTCGGTCGTAACACCGAACAAAGTTGCCAATTCCGGCCCCTATAGCGAGTACCGACGGTTACAGCGCACAGCCCTGAATCGGGGCGTCAAGTTCCTCTACGAAACCAACGTGGGGGCTGGCCTGCCGATTATCAATACCGTGCAGGGGCTGATGACCTCCGGCGACCGTTTTCTTAAAATTGAAGCGATTCTATCGGGTACGTTGTCCTATATTTTCAACACCTTCCGCCCCGGCATTTCCTTTGCCGATGTGGTGCGCGAAGCCAAAGAAAAGGGCTATACCGAACCCGACCCCCGCGATGACCTGAGCGGCCTGGATGTAGCCCGGAAAATCCTGATTCTGGCCCGGGAAGCCGGTTTTCCACTTGAGCCGGACGATGTTACAATTACGAACCTGCTGCCGAAGTCGTGTCTGGATGCACCCACGATTCCTGCCTTTTTTGAGGAATTAGAGCGCAACAATGACTACTTCGAGAATCTGCTCAGCACTGCTTATGAGAAAGGCGAAAAACTCCGGTTTGTGGCTAGTTTCGAGAACAACAAAGCGACCATTGGCTTAAAACCAGTCGATGCTGACCACCCGTTCTATCAATTAACCGGCGCCGACAACATCGTTTCGTTCACCACCGAGCGGTATAAAGACCGGCCCTTAGTGATCAAAGGACCGGGTGCCGGTGCGGAGGTAACGGCCTCGGGCGTGTTTGCCGATGTGGTGAGTATCGGAAGCTATTTGGCGTAG
- a CDS encoding McrB family protein: MLADTQQQPLIDRIRDIDHPEAVRRFFGLLKELIDMVNLPNGDARLAFTVRQEKAAITAHINFFQALRIQRQRRSEVEYHLTIKKSCQDRLKTIEELVFEPLTEKSDYLAVIIGQSNVHLLYMPVLRTCWEDCLLELVETSKRGPHSARHNADVYRAAEDEAFLSEVIRLADDPTLADRVSNGNAVEEPEAGYELEPALPNQPHNLILFGPPGTGKTFALQPYLRENNSFITFHPSYSYEEFIEGIRPEVLNGQISYKIRKGIFYKACMSAIQQAGYGTLADCLNDSVENRTRKLKKAPAYYLLIDEVNRANVASVFGDLITLLETDKRLGAANELWLTLPYSQERFGVPLNLFVVATMNTTDRSIALLDIALRRRFSFREMLPDPTILGVIDGIDLAQLLRTINERIEYLLDRDHQIGHAYFTTVETHAELCAVFRDRIIPLLQEYFFNDWAKIQLVLGDNPAWGKDPDLRLIRIKKKYTSVAASKLFGEMPDSVDEIVTYEINPSLKDDNCEQIPADAFVRIYQKQ, encoded by the coding sequence GTGCTAGCCGATACCCAACAACAACCCCTCATTGACCGCATTCGTGATATTGATCACCCCGAAGCTGTTCGGCGATTTTTTGGGTTGTTAAAGGAATTGATCGACATGGTTAACCTGCCCAATGGCGATGCCCGGCTGGCCTTTACGGTTCGGCAGGAGAAAGCCGCCATCACGGCGCATATCAATTTCTTTCAGGCTCTGCGTATTCAACGCCAGCGTCGCAGTGAAGTTGAATACCACCTTACCATTAAGAAATCCTGTCAGGATCGGCTGAAAACCATTGAGGAACTGGTTTTTGAACCCCTGACCGAAAAGTCCGATTATCTGGCCGTCATCATTGGGCAGTCGAATGTGCATTTGCTGTATATGCCGGTGCTGCGAACCTGCTGGGAAGACTGCCTGCTCGAACTGGTCGAGACGAGTAAACGGGGGCCGCACTCCGCCCGACATAACGCCGATGTGTACCGGGCCGCCGAAGACGAAGCTTTTCTGAGTGAAGTTATCCGGCTTGCCGATGATCCAACGCTGGCAGATCGGGTGTCGAACGGTAATGCCGTTGAGGAGCCGGAAGCCGGGTATGAACTAGAGCCAGCGCTGCCAAATCAACCCCATAATCTCATTCTGTTTGGCCCACCAGGTACGGGCAAAACGTTTGCCTTACAGCCCTATTTGCGGGAAAATAACTCGTTTATTACGTTCCATCCATCCTACAGCTACGAAGAGTTTATTGAGGGCATTCGACCGGAGGTACTCAACGGGCAAATCAGCTACAAAATTCGCAAGGGTATTTTTTATAAAGCCTGTATGTCGGCCATTCAACAGGCGGGATACGGCACTCTGGCCGACTGCCTGAACGACTCGGTGGAAAACCGTACCCGAAAGTTAAAAAAAGCACCAGCCTATTATTTGCTCATCGACGAGGTCAACCGCGCCAACGTTGCCAGTGTGTTCGGGGATTTGATTACACTGCTCGAAACCGACAAGCGGCTGGGTGCAGCCAATGAACTTTGGCTTACCTTACCCTATTCGCAGGAGCGTTTTGGCGTGCCGCTAAATCTATTCGTTGTGGCAACCATGAACACCACCGACCGCTCGATTGCGCTGTTGGATATTGCCCTTCGACGCCGGTTCTCGTTTCGGGAAATGCTGCCCGATCCAACGATTTTAGGCGTTATCGACGGTATTGATCTGGCCCAATTGCTGCGGACCATCAACGAGCGTATCGAATACCTGCTCGACCGGGACCATCAGATTGGTCATGCCTATTTTACAACGGTCGAAACCCACGCTGAACTTTGTGCCGTCTTTCGTGATCGGATTATTCCGCTGCTGCAGGAATATTTTTTTAATGATTGGGCTAAGATTCAGCTTGTTCTGGGCGACAATCCCGCCTGGGGTAAAGACCCCGACTTACGTTTGATTCGGATTAAGAAAAAATATACGTCGGTAGCAGCCAGTAAGTTATTTGGCGAAATGCCGGATTCTGTAGATGAAATAGTAACCTATGAAATTAACCCAAGTCTAAAAGATGATAACTGTGAACAAATACCGGCCGATGCCTTTGTTCGAATTTATCAGAAGCAGTAG
- a CDS encoding Gfo/Idh/MocA family protein, translating to MPEPIRIAIIGPGKVAHLHAQAVLDTPNAELVAVYGRTYQKAEDFANKYGIHAYSDVYDMIDRENVDLCLVCTTHPAHREPTVAALNAGSHVLVEKPLASTLEDCDAMMEAAKRNNRHLGVISQRRFYAPSQRIREAIDTGKIGNPVLGTIQMLGWRSEAYYQSDAWRGTWAEEGGGVLVNQSPHQLDLLLWYMGEADEVYGVWRNLNHPYIEVDDTALAIVKFKNGGLGNVIVSNSQKPGIFGKVHVHGENGASVGVQTDGGALFIAGMSTITDPPVNDLWTVPGEENLLAQFIEEDTAFFNTIDATVYYFGLQIAEFCDAIREGRAPSVTGQEGRNVVALFQAIYESTRTGLPVKL from the coding sequence ATGCCTGAACCCATACGCATTGCCATCATTGGCCCCGGCAAAGTGGCTCACCTCCACGCCCAGGCCGTTCTCGACACCCCTAATGCCGAATTAGTCGCCGTTTATGGCCGGACGTATCAGAAAGCGGAAGACTTTGCCAATAAATACGGTATACATGCGTACAGTGATGTGTACGACATGATTGACCGGGAAAACGTGGACCTCTGTCTTGTCTGTACAACGCACCCCGCCCACCGTGAACCCACTGTGGCTGCTTTAAACGCGGGTTCGCACGTTTTGGTTGAGAAACCACTGGCGTCAACGCTCGAAGACTGCGATGCCATGATGGAAGCGGCAAAACGGAACAATCGCCATTTGGGCGTTATCAGCCAGCGACGCTTTTATGCACCCAGTCAGCGCATTCGGGAAGCTATCGATACCGGAAAAATTGGAAATCCTGTGCTGGGCACGATCCAGATGCTCGGCTGGCGTAGTGAAGCCTATTACCAAAGCGATGCCTGGCGCGGCACCTGGGCCGAAGAAGGGGGCGGTGTACTGGTCAACCAGTCACCACACCAACTCGATCTGTTGCTCTGGTACATGGGCGAAGCCGACGAAGTATATGGTGTTTGGCGCAATCTGAACCACCCATATATTGAGGTAGATGACACAGCACTGGCCATTGTGAAATTTAAAAATGGCGGGCTGGGTAATGTTATTGTGAGCAACTCACAAAAGCCGGGCATCTTCGGAAAAGTCCATGTACATGGAGAGAACGGCGCATCGGTTGGCGTTCAAACCGATGGCGGAGCTTTGTTTATTGCCGGTATGTCGACCATCACCGACCCGCCCGTTAATGACCTTTGGACGGTGCCGGGCGAAGAGAATTTGCTGGCTCAATTCATCGAAGAAGACACCGCTTTTTTCAACACCATCGACGCAACGGTTTATTATTTCGGTCTGCAAATTGCCGAGTTCTGCGACGCCATTCGCGAAGGACGTGCACCGTCTGTAACAGGTCAGGAAGGCCGGAATGTAGTGGCCCTATTTCAGGCCATTTACGAATCAACGAGAACGGGCTTGCCGGTGAAATTGTAG
- a CDS encoding DUF4932 domain-containing protein, giving the protein MKRIATFLLIIFTILDASGQTATPPTLRTKQNRIVMYIDGERSNFNGVNDVPKDFSYNFPLEKASVPFVLVTEKDSVVMTLQHNAMTDFQIIREAKGDTLLGHFTSHKFVKAATFTDAYKKANEGKTSVEVPEVYELINVIFALTNYGKTPAIYKETDYYKQVMRHFSPYKNHPAVRTVDSLLLKSEDNYANLKMDSYAYLFQGNKLVKSPIYDRASWGEVNQLTPYVPKLEQFTKQANFRSFFQKHTPYYNSLITDFKKNVDVATMKAWLEKQFPSTHYSAVKILFSPLVGWNQSANHFTDNGFTEAQSHINYPFIDDSQAKQPKNITRGQRMIIAFTELNHTYLNPEAEADRNKKAVSDAYKNLTKWITAGKSSANYNNAFSCFEEYMNYSLVTLLFNDLFDEQTFAVLNRDLENRMANRGFQQFTGFNQELLRLYKTKKPGQTVADLYPDIIAWAAKQ; this is encoded by the coding sequence ATGAAAAGAATAGCCACTTTTCTGCTGATTATCTTCACAATACTTGACGCATCAGGGCAAACGGCCACCCCTCCCACCCTTCGTACGAAGCAGAATAGAATCGTTATGTACATTGATGGTGAACGGTCAAACTTTAACGGTGTCAACGACGTGCCTAAAGATTTTTCTTACAATTTCCCTCTTGAGAAAGCATCCGTTCCGTTTGTACTGGTTACAGAAAAAGACTCTGTCGTTATGACTCTACAGCATAACGCTATGACTGATTTTCAGATAATTCGTGAAGCCAAAGGCGATACCTTACTGGGTCATTTTACGAGTCATAAATTCGTTAAAGCGGCCACATTCACAGATGCTTATAAAAAAGCTAATGAAGGCAAGACGAGCGTTGAAGTACCTGAAGTCTATGAACTCATAAACGTCATTTTTGCACTCACTAACTATGGAAAGACACCTGCCATTTATAAGGAGACCGACTATTATAAGCAGGTCATGAGGCACTTCTCGCCCTACAAAAATCATCCGGCAGTTCGCACGGTTGATTCCCTGCTGTTGAAGTCAGAGGATAACTACGCCAATCTAAAAATGGACAGTTACGCTTACTTATTCCAAGGCAATAAACTCGTAAAAAGCCCCATTTATGACCGGGCAAGTTGGGGAGAAGTCAATCAATTGACTCCGTATGTTCCTAAACTGGAACAGTTTACCAAACAGGCCAATTTTCGCTCGTTTTTCCAGAAACATACGCCTTATTACAATAGTCTGATAACTGACTTCAAGAAGAATGTGGACGTAGCGACGATGAAAGCGTGGCTGGAAAAGCAATTCCCTTCCACGCATTATTCCGCGGTAAAAATACTATTCTCGCCCCTTGTTGGCTGGAATCAATCGGCCAACCACTTCACCGACAATGGCTTTACGGAAGCACAGTCCCACATCAATTATCCATTTATTGACGACAGTCAAGCCAAACAACCTAAAAATATTACAAGAGGCCAGCGAATGATTATCGCTTTTACTGAATTAAATCACACCTACCTTAACCCCGAAGCAGAAGCCGACAGGAATAAAAAAGCGGTTTCAGATGCCTATAAAAACCTGACCAAGTGGATAACAGCGGGCAAATCGTCGGCTAACTACAACAATGCTTTTTCGTGTTTTGAAGAATACATGAATTATTCGCTCGTCACCTTACTGTTCAACGACCTGTTTGACGAACAAACATTTGCTGTCCTTAATAGAGACCTCGAAAATCGCATGGCTAACCGGGGTTTTCAGCAATTCACCGGGTTCAATCAGGAATTACTTCGATTGTATAAAACCAAAAAACCGGGCCAAACCGTTGCCGATTTGTACCCGGATATTATAGCATGGGCCGCTAAACAATGA